GCGACGACACGGTGCTGATCCAGCTGGCCACACCGAGCCGCGAACGCGTGGAGAGCTACCAGATTCTGCGCAACGACATCGAACGCGAAGTCGGCCACATCAACGGCGAATACGCCGAAGTCGGCCACCCGGTGGTGCATTACATCCATCGCGCGGTTGCCCGCGACGAGCTCATCGCGTTCTTCGTGGCCAGCGACGTCATGCTGGTCACCCCGCTGCGGGACGGGATGAACCTGGTGGCCAAGGAGTACGTCGCCTGCCGCAGTGATCTCGGCGGTGCACTCGTTCTATCCGAATTCACCGGCGCCGCAACCGAACTACGGCAGGCCTACCTGGTGAACCCACACGACCTCGAGGGCGTCAAGGACGCGATCGAGGCAGCGCTCAACCAGTCGGCTGACGAAGGGCGCCGCCGGATGCGATCCTTGCGACGCCAGGTTCTTGCTCATAACGTGGACCGCTGGGCACGGTCGTTCCTCGATGCCCTCGCCGAGGCGCATCCGCCGGGCGCGAATTAGCGGCGGCAGACCCATGGTGTTGCCATCAAAGCGCTGTGATACTCAATGCAGCGTGCAGGGAAGGCCCGAAGGGAGGGCACAGTGAAAATCCGTCGCGCGCTGGCCGCTGGAGCCGGCGTCTTCTCAGCAGTGGCAATCGGAATCGCGCTGGAGTCTGGCGAGCCGGCGCTTGCGGTCGGACCGCCGCCGGACGGCACCTACACCTACAACGAGGCCGGTGTCTCGGGGGTGACCTGGACCGTCACGACGCTGTGCGATCAAGTAAACGGAAGCCGCTACTACAAGGACTATTCCAACCCGGATATTCAGGCGGATTTTTGTGCGCTCAACATAGTGAGCTCGACCAACCAACGGATCACCCGGCAAGACAAGCTGCAGAACTACAGCGGGCGCGCCCGACTGGTGAGCCAACGTTGGACCTTCAAAGTAGATGTGGCCGACGGCCTTTCCTGCCCGGGCGGCGGCACCGGGCCGTCGACGGACACCTACGCATTCGACGACGGGTCGCTCACCGGCACGCACACCAGTTTGCACGGTGCCGTATGTGGCCTCGAACCGGCGATGAGCAAGCAACCGTTCTCGCTGGTACTCAACGGGCCTCCGCCCAGTCCCATCCAGCGGTATCCGTTGCAATGCAACGACCTTGCAATGTGCTTCTAGAAGGGCTTCGGTCTGCGACTAGATCGGCGTGATGTAAGCGATCAGCCATTTGTCGCCGATCCGCTTGAAGTCCACCCGTAATCGGCTGCCGTCATAGAGCGGCTGCCGCGTCTTGTCCGTCACCGTACGGTTCAGGTAAACCATCACCGACGCCGACTCGCGCTTCGCGGACATGACCCCGACGCCGACCACGTTTGCCTGGACGACCACCTCGCGCTTCTTCGCCTCCGGGATGATCTGCGCATTGGCGCTTTTCTGAAACTCCTGGCGGTAGTCAGGGGTCAGCAGCGGATACGCCGCGGCGAGGCTACGTTCGACGGTCTGATAGTCGTAGGCGAAGACCTCGGGAATCTCCTTGGCAGCCAACTGAGGCAACAGCGCCCGGGCCGTCTGCTCGCCACGAGACTGCACCCGGTCCCAATAGAACCAGCCGGCGGCAGCGGACAACCCGACGATGCCGGCGACCAACAGCCAACCCGCGACCGCCAGCGACCACCGGCGCCACCGCATCAGTTGCCCCCGTCCGGATACTTCAGGTCGTATCCGGTCATCTGCCCCCGCTCGTCCTCATGCACGATGACCCGCAGCCGATACGGCATGGATGGCTTGTGGACTCCGTCGATGTCGGCCACGGTGACGCGCACCGACACCAGAACCGACGCGTTGTCGGTGACTGAATCGATGGCCTCGAGAGCGGCGCCGTTGATGACGGTTTCCGATGTCGCGTTGGTGGAGCGGAACAGGCCTTTGAGGTTCTCGATGTTGTTGTTGGCGCCCAGCATTCCGCGCAGCGGGCCGCTGGTGCCGTTGTAGAACCGGTTCACGCTCTCGTCGATGTTGTCCTGCTTGTAGCTGAACATGTTGACCACAGTCTGCGTGGCGGTGTCGACGAAGCGCTGATCACGGGCTTGCGCCGCTTGGGCGTGCCGATGCTGGACGACCAGGATGGCCAGGCAAGCGGCCAGGCCGCCCAATGCCAACAGCGCGGCGGCTGCCGAGATCCATCTGACCAGGACGCGGTGCGGCTGCCGCCGTGGCGGGGGCTTGACGGCCTTGGGGGTTTTGACGCGCTTGGCCGGGTGCTTCTGCTCGGTTGGGACGTCGGCCTGGACGGTAGTTGCCGCGCCCGACGCACCCTTCGCCGGGCCCGCCGGACGCGATGCCCGCCGGCGAACGCGTTGCGTCGAGGATCGCTCCTCATCAACGGGAGAAGCCACTACATCGGCCTTGGATCAAGCATGAGGTCCACCCAATTCTCGGCGCTGGAAGCGCCGTTCGCGCCGGACGCGAAAATACCAGTGCCGCCTGCCGGGTCCCTGAAGGCTCCGGTGGTTTGGTCGTAGGTGGTGTAGGCCGGGCCGCTGGCCTGCGGTTGCGGGCCGGCCGGCGGTGGCGGCAGCCACTTCGGATACGGGATCTGCGGCGGCACCGGCGGGACTCCTGGCGGCATCCACGACGGGTTGCCCGGCGGCGGCCCGCTGTCGTTGGGTGGCGGCGGGTCGAACGCCGGCTGACGCGGCACCGGCCCGGGACCGGGCACTACGCCGGGTGGGGGCGGCCCCGCGATGGGTACACCCGGATCAGGATCAGCGCCCGGTGGGATATACGGAAACTTGTTGGGCGGCAGCGTGTTCAGGCCATTTGTTTCCGGCGTGTTGTACGGAACCGGCGGCCCGCGCCAGGGATTGCGACCAACCGGCACATAGCCTTTCGGGTCACGACACAGCTCAATCGTCGGTGCCCGTTTGCCGGGGAATTCCTGGCACGGATAGTTCCGGGCGCCGCGCACGGTACTGGGATCGTTCTGAGCGACCTTGCAGTACATGTCCCTCGGGAGCTCACGCACCGTCTCATCGGCAGGTGTCCGCATCAACGGCGGCGGCAGGAAACCTACCGCACACGGCGGCGGGTCGTTGAGGTCGAGCTTGAAGTCCAGCTTGCCGCCCTCGTCGAGAGGAGGACCACCCGCCATCGTGATGATCGCGGCGAACAAGGCCGGCAGAACCACCAGCAGTTGTTCGATCGACTTGTGGTAGATCACGCCGACCCGGCCCAGGTTCGCCAGGCTGGCGGCCAGCGCCGGGAAAGAGGGGCGGATACCGGAGAACGCGGTACTGGCCTCGTCCGCCGCGCCGGGGGCGTTCGCCAACGTCGAGCGAAGCTGCGGGTCGGCCTGGTGCACCTCAGAGGTGAACCGCGCCAGCCCATCTGACAGCGACTTGATATCAGCGCCGGCACGAATCTGGGATTCCAGGAACGGACCCGCCTGGTCGATCAGCTGTGCGACTTGCGGATAGTTGGTGTTGGCCTCGTCGACCAGCAACCGGGCCGACTCGATCAACCGGGCCAGCTCGGGTCCGGAGCCGTTGGCGGCGATGAACGTCTCGTGTAGCAGTTCCTTCAACCGGGTGTCGCCGAGGCTGTTGACCAGCGTCTCCGCCCGCTTCAGCAAGTCGGCGACATCTTGACCGATCCGGGTGTTCGCCCGATCGATCCGAGATCCGTTGTGCAACTTGGCCGATGCCGGATGACTTGGCGGCACCAGGTCGATGTACTGCTCACCGACGGCCGACACACTCTTGACGGTGGCGGTGACGTTCGACGGGATGGGTGTGCCGCTGTTGAGTCGCATTCCGGCGGTAACGCCGCTGGAATTCAAGGTCACTGACTCGACTCGGCCGACCGCGACGCCACGGTAGGTGACGTTGCCGTTCTTGTACAGACCGCCTCCGGCGACGAAGTCGGCTGTCACTGCGTAGGTCCCGATGCCGAACGTAGCCGGCAGCCGCAGGTAGTAAATCGACATGATGATCAGCGTGATGGCGGTGATCACCGCGAATATGGCGAGCTGAATTTTGGTCAGTCTGTCTATCATCTGCGCCGCCCCTTATTGTCCGGACGCCGTACCGGGCGGAATCTTGAACGGATCGGCCGCCTGTCCAGACAGGTTGGCCAGTTCGCCGGTCAAGAAGTCGGGCGCGTTGAGAATCTCACCCATGTGCATCATGTTGGGATCAAGTGCATACGAGGTGGTGAAGAATGTCTCACCGATCCGGCGCAAGGTGAGGTCGAAGGTGGTGAACACGTTGAGGTAGTCGCCACGCACGGCCTGTTTGATGCCGTAGTTGGGGAAGGGGAACGTCAACAATATCTGCAGCGAGGTGACCAAATTCTTCCGGTTGTCGTTGAGGGCTTTCACGACCGAATACAGGGCCTTGAGGTCTTCGGCGAAGTCCACCTTGGTTTTTGACAACACGTTCGAGGTCACCGTCGCGAGCTTCTTCAGCGCGGCGAACGCGTCAACGATGTGGTCCCGATTCTTGTTGAGTACGCGCAGCGCTTCAGGCAGCGTGTCCAGCGCCCGGGCCAGGTTGTCCTTGTCGCGCGCCAGCGTCGCGGAGAATCGGTTCAAGCCTTCGGCCGCGTTGATGATGTCGCCGATCTGTCGATTGAGTCCCGCAGTCAGCTCAGACAATCGGGGGATCAGGTCGACGAACTGGCTTTGCCGGCCCGCGAAGGCCTGGTAGGTCTCATCGGTGATCTCGCCCAGCGCACCGATATTGCCCTTGTTGACCACTACACCGAGGGCGGAAAACACTTCTTCGGTGGTGGGAAACCGGCCCGTGTTGGCCTCGGCGATCTTCGACCCGTTCACCAGCCTGCCGGTCGCCGGCTTATCCTTCGGGGCGGCCAAATCGATGTGCAACGAACCCAGCAATGACGTCTGGGCGACCGTCGCGATCGCATTGGCCGGCAACACCACACTTTTCTCCAGCGCCAATTTCACTGCGGCATAGAAGGATCCGTCAGACCGTTGCTCAGCCGAAATACCAGAGACACTGCCGACCGTGACATCGTCGACCATGACCGGTGAGTTCTGCGGCAACGTCGCCACGTCGGGCATTTCGACGGTGATCGTGTAGGCACCACTGCCATGCCCGGCGGTACCGGGCATCGATAGGGAGTTCAGGCCGCCGAACTGACAACCAGCGAGCAGCACGCTGCCCGCCGCCAAAGCACTGCCGCGCAACATGATTCGCCTCATCCGCCTGCCCCCTGGCCGTTCTGCAGCCCGGCCGAAGGCCCCTGGACCGGCGCGGGACCCGGCAGCGGGCCGAACGCGGACCCGGGGGCGGGGCCTGGGGCAGGCGCGGGGTTTCCCGCCGGGGGCCCCGGCTGCGGACCGGCCTGGGGGGCGGTCGGCACCAGCAGGGCTTGCAGATCCGCCGGATTCTGGGTGGGAGCCCGCGGAGCCCCTTGCGCGGGTATCCACGTCAGCTGCGGAATCGGCGTCTGCGCCTTGGCCTCGGTGGCAGGAGTGTCGTAGATGATCTGGCCCTTGTACGCCGTGATCGTGTTGAGCGGGTGGAACATAACCGGCGGATAATTGACCGCCAGCCGGCGCAGCACCGGCCCCAGCCGCTCACGGCAGAGTTCGGCGCGGCGGTAATAGTCAGGTGCTCTCGGCCCGGCGGCGGTTTCGAAGGAACCGCCACAGATAAATTGCACCGGGTTGGCGAATTCAGGTATCGACAACAAGCCGTTCAGCGTGCCCTGCGCCGGGTCATAGATGTTGTAGAAGTTTGCGATACCGGGGCCCGCGACGTGCAGCACCTGCTCGATGTTGTCGCTCTGGTCGCTCAACGTCTTGGCGAAGTCGTTGAGCTGGTTGACGGTATCGACCAACGTCGAGTTGTTTTCGTGCAGGAATCCGCGGATGTCCGAGAGCGCCTTATTGAGAGTGCCGAGCGTCCCGTCGAGATGGCGTGAGCTGTCGGCGAGCACCTGCGATACCGAAGCGACGTTCCCGGCGAACTGCACGATCTGTTCGTTGCTCGCCGACAATGCGTTGACCAGAACCTGCAAGTTCTTGACCGTACCGAAGATGTCGCCGCGTGAATCCCCCAGTCGCCCGGCGATTTGCGAGAGTTCACGCAACGCGTTGTGGAACGACTCACCCTTGCCGTCGAACGTGTCCGCGGCCTGGTTGATGGCCGCGCCCAACGGCCCCTGCATCGATCCGGCCGTCGGACCCAGCGAGACAGCCAGTTGAGTCAGCGCCTCCTTGACCTCGTCCCATTCCACCGGCACCGCGGTGCGGGTCAGGTCGATGCTGCCGCCATCCGGCAGCACCGCTCCGCCGCTGTATGTCGGAGTGAGCTGAATGAAGCGGGCCGACACCAGGTTTGGCGACATGATGACCGCCTTGGCATCCTTCGGGATCTTCACTTCGTCGGAGACCGACATGGTGATCTTGACGTCGGAAGGTCGCGGTTCGATCGAGTCGATCGTGCCTACCGGGACCCCAAGGATGCGGACCTGATCTCCGGGGTACAGCCCGACCGCGGAGGTGAAGTAGCCGACGACTTTTCGGCCACCGCCGTTGGCCGAAGACAGTGCGTACACCCCGCCGATCAGCACCGCGACCAGCGCGATGAGGGTAATGTTGCGCAGCCCCCGGCCGCCGAAAGTCCGCTTAATCATCAAGGTTCCGCATCATGGTGACTTCGGCCTGATGACCCAGCGTTCCTGGATCAACCCGCGCAGGTAGTCGGCGAGGCTGGCCGGCAGCTTGCCCGGCTGATAGAAGACGTCGAACATCGCAGCCAGCAGCGGCGCCGGGATAACGCCGTACACGTTGACGTTGAATCCGGGTCCTGACCCGACAACCTCGCCGAGTTCGGTCGCATAGGTTGGCAGCCGCTTGAGGGCCTCGGTGATGTAGTCGCGGCGCTCATTGAGATTGCTCAGCACGTCATTGAGCTTGCTCAGTGCGGGGCCGAATTCCTTGCGGTTGTCGGCGACGAAGCCGGAGATCTGGGTCGAGACATCGCTTATGCCCCCGATCAATTGGGCCAGCGCGGCGCGTCGCTCGTCGAGCGCGGCGAACAACTGGTTACCGTCGTCGACCAACTTGTTGACCTGATCGGCTCGCTGCGACAGCACGCCCGTCACCGATTTCGCATGGGCCAGCAGGCCTTGCAGAGCTTCGTCACGGCGGTTCAGGGTGCGCGACAGCGATGCCACTCCGTCCAGCGCGCCGCGTAGCTCAGGGGTGGCATCGTGCAGGGTGTCGGTGAGGACGTTCAAGGCTTGTTCGAACTGCGGTTTGTTCAGGTTGTTCGCGTTTTGACCCAAATCTTCGAGCGCGCCGGCCAGCGTGTACGGCGTCGTCGTCCGGCTCAGGGGAATGGTGGTCGCCTTGCCGTGACCCGCCGGAGTCACCGCAATGGAGCGCTCACCGAGGATGGTGTCGGTGCGGATCGCGGCCAGTGATTGGTCACCGACCGTGACGTGCCGGTCGACGGAAAAGGTCACCTTGGCGCTGTCGCCGGCCAGACCGACCGACTGCACCTTGCCGACCTTGAAGCCCGACACGTAGACGGCGTTGCCGGGCGAGATGCCGCCGGCGTCGGTGAAGTAAGCGTCGTACGTCTTTCCCTGTGGGTAGAACGGCAAACTGGAGTAGCCGAAGGCGATCAACACGACACAGATCACCAACACCACGCCGAATACCCCGGTGCGCAGCGGGTCGCGTTCGTGCTTTGGATTACTTGACAAAAGCGCACCTCCCTTGGCTGGGATCCACCTGGCCGCCGAGGGGCAAGAGGATGTCGCCGCCGGCCGGTCCGTTGATCTTGATCGTCACCGAGCAGAAGTAGATGTTGAAGAACGACCCGTAGGCACCGAGTGCGGCCAGACGCAGATAATCCTCGCCGAGTTGTTCGACGTCGTTGTCCACCTCGGCCTTGCGGTTGTCGATTTCGGTGGCCAGGGGCCGGGTGTTCTCGAGGACGCCCTGTAGCGGCCGGCGTGAATTCTTCAGCAGCTCAGTGAGGTCCGTAGTTGTCGACGCCAGGGGCGGAATGGCTCCCGCGATCGTGTCCTTGTTCTTGGCCAGTCCGCTGATCAATTGCTGCAACTGGTCGACGCTGGCCGAGAATTGCGCACTTTTTTGATCGATGGTTCCCAACACCGTATTGAGGTTGGTGATCGCGTCACCGATCAGCTGGTCACGCTGACCCAGCGCCGTCGAGAAAGCGCTGGTGTCGGCCAGCACGTTCGACAACGCTCCACCCTGGCCCTGCAACAACTCGATGATGGCGCTGCTGATCGTGTTGACCTTGTCGGCATCCAAGCCCTTGAGCACCGGCCGCAGTCCACCCAGCAGCGCATCCAGATCCAGCGCAGGCTGGGTGTGTTGGGCGTTGATCGTCGCGCCCGGAGCCAGCTTGCGCAGCTCCCCCGGCCCCGAGGTGATTTCCAGGAACCGGTCACCAACCAGGTTTTCGTACCGGATCACCGCGCGGGTCGACGAGTACAGCGTGTAGCGACTGTCGACGACGAACGCCACGTCGACGCTGTTGTCGGAGTTGAGTTTGATGTCGGACACCGAACCGACCGGCACCCCGGAGATGCGGACCTTCTGGCCGGATTTCAACCGAGACGCGTCGATAAAGGTTGCGTGGTAGGTACTTTCGGGACCGAACCGGAAGTCACCGAAGACCACCACCAGGCTCGCAGCCACCAGCAGCATCGCCACCGCGAAGAGGCTGACCTTGATCACCATCGACCGGTGCGACGGCATCTCCGAACTCGCCATCAGAAGTCGTCCCGTTCCGCGAAAGAGCCGTGGAACAGGAACTGTAGCGTCGACGGTGCGTCGAACTGCAGTTCGGTGAACGGCTCGTACGGGATATTGGCGTTATCGGTGACCAGGAACGGCGCACGGTACCAGGACCCGCCGTTCTGCTTGTTCGGGATGTCGGGCAATCCTCGGCAGTTCGGACCTCCGGAAGCGTTGACCTGCGGCAGGGACTCCGGATACGTGTACGCCGGTGCACCCAGGATGAAGCTCGACGACGTGAACAGGCCGGCTTTGCGAACACCGAGAATCGGTCCGAACTCCTTGAGGCCGCGGTCGATACCCGCGAACAGGCACCCAAATTCGGGTGAGTAGTCGGAGGCCACCTTGAGTGGGGCCCGCAACCTGTTGAGGGCGGCGATCAGATCTTGTTCGGCCGGCGCCAACGTCTCATAAGCGTTGTTGGACAGGCCAATTGTGGCCAACAAGGTGTCATTGAGATTCTTCTGCTGGTCGACGACCGTCTTGTCGATGGCGGGGAGGTTGTCGAAAATCGTATTCAGGTCCGGGGCGGCGTCAGCGTAGATGTTGGTGACAACCGCCGTCTTGCGGAAATCCTCCTGCAGGGCAGGCAGCTTCGGATTCGCTTGTCTTGTCAGCGTATTCAAGCCGGAGAACAGGGCGCCCAGGTCGTCGCCATGACCCCGCAAACCTTCGGCCAGCGCACTCAACGTCCCGTTCAATTCGACCGGGTCGACCTTGTGCAGCAGCTCCATCAGCGATTGAAACAAGGTGTTGACTTCCAACTGCACCGCCGAGGCCTCAACGTGCGCATCCGGACGCAGCGATGTCGGCGATGGCTTCTGGGGCGCAAGGAATTCCACCGACTTGGCGCCGAAGATGGTGTTGCCCGCGATATGCACCGCCGCGTTGGAGGGGATGTAGCTCATGGCATCGCTGTTGATGGCCAACGTCAGGCGCGCCTGATCGCTGCTGTAGGTGATGTCGGTGACCTTGCCGATCTGGATGCCGCGGTACTTGACCTTGGCGCCCTTGTCCATCACCAGCCCGGCCCGCGGTGCCGCGACGGTAACCGTGTCGGTGGAGGTGAAAGCCGCTGTGTACGAAAGGTAAGTCAGCACGGTAAACGCCACCAACAAACTGGCCAGCAGCGCCGCTGCCAGCCGGACATTTGTACGTCGCGCTCCGCCCTCTGCCATATGTTTTAAGCGATCCCCTTACCCAGAGAGGTTGAAGTTACCGGATGCGCCGTAGACCGCCAGCGAGATGAACAAAGTAATGACGACCACGACGATCAGCGAGGTCCGCACCGCCTGACCGACCGCGATGCCCACGCCAACCGGCCCACCGGTGGTGTTGTAGCCGTAATAGGTATGGACCAGCATCACCGCGATGGACATCACGATGGCCTGCAGGAACGACCAAAGCAGGTCCGACGGGATGAGGAAGGTATTGAAGTAGTGGTCGTAGAGACCTGCCGACTGACCGTTGATGAAAACCGTGGTGAATCGGGCCGCGAAAAACGCGGCGAGAACCGACAGCGAATACAACGGAATGATCGCAACCAGGCCGGCGACCAGCCGAGTCGACACCAGGTAGGACACCGAGTGCACCGCCATGCATTCCACCGCGTCGATTTCCTCGGATACCCGCATGGCACCCAACTGGGCAGTGGCACCGGCACCGATCGTCGCTGCCAGCGCGATGCCGGCGATCACCGGAGCGACAACGCGCACGTTCAGGAACGCCGACAGGAAGCCGGTCAGCGCCTCGATACCAATGTTGCCCAGTGAGGAATAACCCTGCACGGCAATGACCCCACCGGAGGCCAGCGTAAGGAATGCCGCGACGCCGACCGTCCCCCCGATCATCACGAGTGCCCCGGCGCCCAGCGTCATCTCGGCAATGAGGCGGATCGTCTCCTTGCGGTAGCGGGTCAGCGCGTTGGGGACATACCGCACGGTTTGGCCGTAGAACAGGGCCTGCTCGCCGAAATCGTCAACCGGGCCCTGGAGTCTCGCCGCGATATTGCGGAACCGGTAAGTGAGGTCGTAACTCATCGCGGCCTCACTTCGTCGAGAACCGCACGCCGATGGCGGTCATCACCACGTTGATGACGAACAGGCAGATGAACGCGTAGACGACGGTCTCGTTGACCGCGTTGCCGACGCCCTTCGGCCCACCCTTGACGGTGAGGCCGCGGTAGCACCCGACCAGTCCGGCCATGACGCCGAACAGCAGCGCCTTGACCTCGGCAAGCACCAACTCGCGCAGGCCGGTTAGTACGGTCAGCCCGTTGATGAATGCACCCGGGTTCACGCCCTGCAGAAACACGGAGAACGCGTACCCGCCGGACAAACCGATGGCGCACACCAACCCGTTAAGCAACAGTGCGACAACGGTAGAAGCCAGAACGCGGGGTACCACCAGCCGGTGGATCGGGTCGATGCCGAGCACCCGCATCGCGTCGATTTCTTCGCGGATGGTGCGCGCGCCCAGGTCGGCGCAGATCGCGGTGGCACCCGCCCCCGCGACGACCAGCACGGTCACCACCGGACCCAGCTGGGTGATGGTGCCGAATGCCGTTCCAGCGCCGGACAAATCGGCCGCGCCGATTTCACGCAGCAAGATATTGAGGGTGAATGCCACCAGGACGGTGAATGGAATCGACACCAACAACGTCGGGACCAATGACACGCGCGCGATCATCCACGTCTGATCCAGGAACTCGCGTCCTTGAAACGGTCGCCGGAAAGAAGCACGGGCTGTATCGATCATCATTTCGAAAAACCCGCCAACAGCACGGGCCGGAACCGAAAGTTGTTCGATCAAACTCGGCACCCCCCCTTTTGCTGCCCACGGCGAAGCCTGTGTGCCGCCGTTGCGTTGTCCATGTTCGCACCCGGCCCCGTGTGAGCCGGATCATATTAACTCAGAAGAAGTTCACAGTGTCAATGAACAGGTTATCTCTGTCTAAAGCGTTAATTTGTCCTGGTCAGCGCCGTCGTGGTATTGCCAATCTGACACACGTTCTACTAGCTGATTGCGCCCCCGGGAAGCGGTATTACGTTGCTATTGCTCCATTAACGCGGTCGCGGAAAAGTTGCGTTCTGGATCTCGACCAGCAAAGTAGTCCTGCAATGTGCTGCTCAGCTGAGCCGGCGCCCAAGCGGCGCCGTCCGCGGTGAACCTGTGTTCCGCGGTCGGAGCTGAGACCAATGTCACTTGAGGTCCGTAGACAATGAACACCTGGCCGTTGACCTCCGCCGCCGCCGGCGACGACAGGAACTGCAC
The DNA window shown above is from Mycobacterium sp. Aquia_216 and carries:
- a CDS encoding mammalian cell entry protein is translated as MRWRRWSLAVAGWLLVAGIVGLSAAAGWFYWDRVQSRGEQTARALLPQLAAKEIPEVFAYDYQTVERSLAAAYPLLTPDYRQEFQKSANAQIIPEAKKREVVVQANVVGVGVMSAKRESASVMVYLNRTVTDKTRQPLYDGSRLRVDFKRIGDKWLIAYITPI
- a CDS encoding mammalian cell entry protein, which encodes MASPVDEERSSTQRVRRRASRPAGPAKGASGAATTVQADVPTEQKHPAKRVKTPKAVKPPPRRQPHRVLVRWISAAAALLALGGLAACLAILVVQHRHAQAAQARDQRFVDTATQTVVNMFSYKQDNIDESVNRFYNGTSGPLRGMLGANNNIENLKGLFRSTNATSETVINGAALEAIDSVTDNASVLVSVRVTVADIDGVHKPSMPYRLRVIVHEDERGQMTGYDLKYPDGGN
- a CDS encoding virulence factor Mce family protein, giving the protein MIDRLTKIQLAIFAVITAITLIIMSIYYLRLPATFGIGTYAVTADFVAGGGLYKNGNVTYRGVAVGRVESVTLNSSGVTAGMRLNSGTPIPSNVTATVKSVSAVGEQYIDLVPPSHPASAKLHNGSRIDRANTRIGQDVADLLKRAETLVNSLGDTRLKELLHETFIAANGSGPELARLIESARLLVDEANTNYPQVAQLIDQAGPFLESQIRAGADIKSLSDGLARFTSEVHQADPQLRSTLANAPGAADEASTAFSGIRPSFPALAASLANLGRVGVIYHKSIEQLLVVLPALFAAIITMAGGPPLDEGGKLDFKLDLNDPPPCAVGFLPPPLMRTPADETVRELPRDMYCKVAQNDPSTVRGARNYPCQEFPGKRAPTIELCRDPKGYVPVGRNPWRGPPVPYNTPETNGLNTLPPNKFPYIPPGADPDPGVPIAGPPPPGVVPGPGPVPRQPAFDPPPPNDSGPPPGNPSWMPPGVPPVPPQIPYPKWLPPPPAGPQPQASGPAYTTYDQTTGAFRDPAGGTGIFASGANGASSAENWVDLMLDPRPM
- a CDS encoding virulence factor Mce family protein, encoding MRRIMLRGSALAAGSVLLAGCQFGGLNSLSMPGTAGHGSGAYTITVEMPDVATLPQNSPVMVDDVTVGSVSGISAEQRSDGSFYAAVKLALEKSVVLPANAIATVAQTSLLGSLHIDLAAPKDKPATGRLVNGSKIAEANTGRFPTTEEVFSALGVVVNKGNIGALGEITDETYQAFAGRQSQFVDLIPRLSELTAGLNRQIGDIINAAEGLNRFSATLARDKDNLARALDTLPEALRVLNKNRDHIVDAFAALKKLATVTSNVLSKTKVDFAEDLKALYSVVKALNDNRKNLVTSLQILLTFPFPNYGIKQAVRGDYLNVFTTFDLTLRRIGETFFTTSYALDPNMMHMGEILNAPDFLTGELANLSGQAADPFKIPPGTASGQ
- a CDS encoding virulence factor Mce family protein, giving the protein MIKRTFGGRGLRNITLIALVAVLIGGVYALSSANGGGRKVVGYFTSAVGLYPGDQVRILGVPVGTIDSIEPRPSDVKITMSVSDEVKIPKDAKAVIMSPNLVSARFIQLTPTYSGGAVLPDGGSIDLTRTAVPVEWDEVKEALTQLAVSLGPTAGSMQGPLGAAINQAADTFDGKGESFHNALRELSQIAGRLGDSRGDIFGTVKNLQVLVNALSASNEQIVQFAGNVASVSQVLADSSRHLDGTLGTLNKALSDIRGFLHENNSTLVDTVNQLNDFAKTLSDQSDNIEQVLHVAGPGIANFYNIYDPAQGTLNGLLSIPEFANPVQFICGGSFETAAGPRAPDYYRRAELCRERLGPVLRRLAVNYPPVMFHPLNTITAYKGQIIYDTPATEAKAQTPIPQLTWIPAQGAPRAPTQNPADLQALLVPTAPQAGPQPGPPAGNPAPAPGPAPGSAFGPLPGPAPVQGPSAGLQNGQGAGG
- a CDS encoding virulence factor Mce family protein yields the protein MSSNPKHERDPLRTGVFGVVLVICVVLIAFGYSSLPFYPQGKTYDAYFTDAGGISPGNAVYVSGFKVGKVQSVGLAGDSAKVTFSVDRHVTVGDQSLAAIRTDTILGERSIAVTPAGHGKATTIPLSRTTTPYTLAGALEDLGQNANNLNKPQFEQALNVLTDTLHDATPELRGALDGVASLSRTLNRRDEALQGLLAHAKSVTGVLSQRADQVNKLVDDGNQLFAALDERRAALAQLIGGISDVSTQISGFVADNRKEFGPALSKLNDVLSNLNERRDYITEALKRLPTYATELGEVVGSGPGFNVNVYGVIPAPLLAAMFDVFYQPGKLPASLADYLRGLIQERWVIRPKSP
- a CDS encoding MCE family protein, yielding MASSEMPSHRSMVIKVSLFAVAMLLVAASLVVVFGDFRFGPESTYHATFIDASRLKSGQKVRISGVPVGSVSDIKLNSDNSVDVAFVVDSRYTLYSSTRAVIRYENLVGDRFLEITSGPGELRKLAPGATINAQHTQPALDLDALLGGLRPVLKGLDADKVNTISSAIIELLQGQGGALSNVLADTSAFSTALGQRDQLIGDAITNLNTVLGTIDQKSAQFSASVDQLQQLISGLAKNKDTIAGAIPPLASTTTDLTELLKNSRRPLQGVLENTRPLATEIDNRKAEVDNDVEQLGEDYLRLAALGAYGSFFNIYFCSVTIKINGPAGGDILLPLGGQVDPSQGRCAFVK
- a CDS encoding MCE family protein, which codes for MAEGGARRTNVRLAAALLASLLVAFTVLTYLSYTAAFTSTDTVTVAAPRAGLVMDKGAKVKYRGIQIGKVTDITYSSDQARLTLAINSDAMSYIPSNAAVHIAGNTIFGAKSVEFLAPQKPSPTSLRPDAHVEASAVQLEVNTLFQSLMELLHKVDPVELNGTLSALAEGLRGHGDDLGALFSGLNTLTRQANPKLPALQEDFRKTAVVTNIYADAAPDLNTIFDNLPAIDKTVVDQQKNLNDTLLATIGLSNNAYETLAPAEQDLIAALNRLRAPLKVASDYSPEFGCLFAGIDRGLKEFGPILGVRKAGLFTSSSFILGAPAYTYPESLPQVNASGGPNCRGLPDIPNKQNGGSWYRAPFLVTDNANIPYEPFTELQFDAPSTLQFLFHGSFAERDDF
- a CDS encoding MlaE family ABC transporter permease, which encodes MSYDLTYRFRNIAARLQGPVDDFGEQALFYGQTVRYVPNALTRYRKETIRLIAEMTLGAGALVMIGGTVGVAAFLTLASGGVIAVQGYSSLGNIGIEALTGFLSAFLNVRVVAPVIAGIALAATIGAGATAQLGAMRVSEEIDAVECMAVHSVSYLVSTRLVAGLVAIIPLYSLSVLAAFFAARFTTVFINGQSAGLYDHYFNTFLIPSDLLWSFLQAIVMSIAVMLVHTYYGYNTTGGPVGVGIAVGQAVRTSLIVVVVITLFISLAVYGASGNFNLSG